The proteins below are encoded in one region of Pseudonocardia sp. DSM 110487:
- a CDS encoding DUF742 domain-containing protein translates to MDTADDSAEDQGPAIGTTGARFGGAPRRRRTARRKKAAEADGAPAVETAPEADTVAIPVVPPGPAPRGGARMHGAPAEALAPVGRAEPPPEVEVPDVEVPDVEEPGGPVVGLTGARFGGARKERKPRPAPVEPVAVVRVGPQAPLPVAPPQQEAEEPVAGGSASVRPYVYTRGRTRSAFQLSIETLVSAVPQSRTTSLTSEHHAVLGLCREPRSVAELAARVGVPLGVARVLVGDLAAAGAVAVHRVAGSDGPDLALMERVLSGLRKL, encoded by the coding sequence GTGGACACTGCGGACGATTCAGCGGAAGATCAAGGCCCCGCGATCGGTACCACGGGCGCACGTTTCGGGGGTGCGCCGCGTCGGCGGCGCACCGCCCGCAGGAAGAAGGCGGCCGAGGCCGACGGAGCGCCGGCCGTCGAGACCGCGCCGGAGGCGGACACCGTGGCGATCCCGGTCGTGCCGCCCGGCCCGGCTCCGCGAGGGGGCGCCCGCATGCACGGCGCACCGGCTGAGGCGTTGGCTCCCGTCGGACGCGCTGAGCCGCCGCCCGAGGTGGAGGTGCCCGACGTAGAGGTGCCCGACGTGGAGGAGCCCGGCGGACCGGTGGTCGGGTTGACGGGCGCCCGCTTCGGGGGCGCCCGCAAGGAGCGCAAACCCCGGCCCGCGCCGGTCGAGCCGGTCGCTGTTGTTCGCGTCGGTCCGCAGGCTCCGCTGCCGGTCGCGCCGCCCCAGCAGGAGGCGGAGGAACCCGTCGCAGGCGGGTCGGCGTCCGTGCGTCCGTACGTGTACACCCGCGGGCGCACGCGCTCGGCCTTCCAGCTCTCGATCGAGACGCTCGTGTCGGCGGTCCCGCAGTCGCGCACGACGAGCCTCACCAGCGAACACCATGCCGTGCTCGGTCTGTGCCGGGAACCGCGGTCGGTCGCGGAGCTCGCGGCGCGCGTGGGTGTGCCGCTCGGAGTGGCGCGCGTTCTCGTCGGCGACCTGGCGGCCGCGGGAGCCGTGGCCGTCCACCGCGTCGCAGGCTCCGACGGACCCGA
- a CDS encoding LLM class F420-dependent oxidoreductase — protein sequence MTHPIRIGVQLQPQHADYVQIRAALAEAEDAGVDIAFNWDHFFPLYGEPDGKHFECWTMLGAWAEATSRVEIGALVSCNSYRNPELLADMARTVDHISGGRLILGIGAGWFQRDYDEYGYDFATAGARLADLAQALPRIRDRWSKLNPAPTRDIPVLVGGGGERKTLRYTAEHATIWHSFGDLDTFTRKCEILDRHCADVGRDPGEIERSIGVSAPPQEVADGLLAAGASLFTIGVGGPDYDLGLVKEWIAWRDAQR from the coding sequence ATGACCCACCCCATCCGGATCGGTGTCCAGCTGCAGCCCCAGCACGCCGACTACGTGCAGATCCGTGCCGCCCTCGCCGAGGCCGAGGATGCCGGCGTCGACATCGCGTTCAACTGGGACCACTTCTTCCCCCTGTACGGGGAGCCCGACGGCAAGCACTTCGAGTGCTGGACGATGCTCGGCGCGTGGGCCGAGGCCACCAGCCGGGTCGAGATCGGCGCCCTCGTCAGCTGCAACAGCTACCGCAACCCCGAACTGCTCGCCGACATGGCCCGCACCGTCGACCACATCTCCGGCGGACGCCTCATCCTGGGCATCGGCGCAGGCTGGTTCCAGCGCGACTACGACGAGTACGGCTACGACTTCGCGACCGCAGGCGCGCGGCTGGCCGACCTCGCCCAGGCCCTCCCCCGCATCCGCGACCGCTGGTCGAAGCTCAACCCCGCGCCCACGCGCGACATCCCCGTGCTCGTCGGGGGTGGCGGGGAGCGCAAGACCCTGCGCTACACGGCCGAGCACGCCACGATCTGGCACAGCTTCGGCGACCTCGACACCTTCACCCGCAAGTGCGAGATCCTGGACCGCCACTGCGCCGACGTCGGCCGCGACCCGGGCGAGATCGAACGCTCCATCGGGGTGTCCGCGCCGCCGCAGGAGGTCGCAGACGGGCTGCTCGCCGCCGGCGCGAGCCTGTTCACGATCGGTGTCGGTGGCCCCGACTACGACCTCGGCCTGGTCAAGGAGTGGATCGCCTGGCGCGACGCCCAGCGCTGA
- a CDS encoding LLM class flavin-dependent oxidoreductase, translated as MPVEFLGMGATNDGTETTARSGPAFDPEYTVALARAHEESGWDRVLTAYGSGSPDPAQAAALIACRTERLQVLVAHRPNVSYPTFAAKTIATLDVISGGRTTVHVITGGNDHEQQREGDTLPKDRRYDRTREAIQIFKKAWTSREPFDFHGEHYTFSDFVLDVEPAQNPRPRISFGGSSPAAYKVGAEEADIYALWGEPLAGTAEQIRAITELAAAAGRPAPTFQVAFRPILGRTEEEAWEKAYATVARIQDRTKGGTAQLSRRHRLTDPENAGSQRLLAIAEQGERHDRALWTVTAKATGGAGNSTALVGTPETVAAALMDYYDLGVRILSARGYDLLEDATEFGREVIPLVRAEVARRDAAERASVPA; from the coding sequence ATGCCCGTGGAGTTCCTCGGCATGGGAGCCACCAACGACGGCACCGAGACGACGGCGCGCTCGGGCCCCGCGTTCGACCCCGAGTACACCGTGGCGCTGGCCCGCGCCCACGAGGAGTCCGGCTGGGACCGGGTGCTCACCGCGTACGGAAGCGGCAGCCCCGACCCCGCCCAGGCCGCCGCCTTGATCGCCTGCCGCACCGAGCGCCTGCAGGTGCTCGTCGCGCACCGGCCGAACGTCTCCTATCCCACGTTCGCGGCGAAGACCATCGCCACGCTGGACGTCATCAGCGGCGGGCGCACCACCGTGCACGTCATCACCGGCGGCAACGACCACGAGCAGCAGCGCGAGGGCGACACCCTGCCCAAGGACCGCCGCTACGACCGCACCCGCGAGGCGATCCAGATCTTCAAGAAGGCCTGGACCTCGCGCGAGCCGTTCGACTTCCACGGCGAGCACTACACCTTCAGCGACTTCGTGCTCGACGTCGAACCCGCGCAGAACCCGCGCCCGCGGATCTCGTTCGGCGGCTCGTCGCCCGCCGCGTACAAGGTCGGGGCGGAGGAGGCCGACATCTACGCGCTGTGGGGCGAGCCGCTCGCCGGCACGGCCGAGCAGATCCGCGCGATCACCGAGCTCGCCGCGGCCGCGGGCCGCCCGGCGCCGACGTTCCAGGTGGCGTTCCGCCCGATCCTCGGCCGCACGGAGGAAGAGGCATGGGAGAAGGCCTACGCCACCGTGGCTCGCATCCAGGACCGGACGAAGGGCGGCACTGCGCAGCTCAGCCGCCGCCACCGGCTCACCGACCCGGAGAACGCCGGCTCGCAGCGCCTGCTCGCGATCGCCGAGCAGGGCGAGCGCCACGACAGGGCACTGTGGACGGTCACCGCCAAGGCGACCGGCGGTGCCGGCAACTCGACGGCGCTGGTCGGCACACCCGAGACGGTGGCCGCCGCGCTGATGGACTACTACGACCTCGGCGTGCGGATCCTGTCGGCGCGCGGCTACGACCTCCTGGAAGACGCCACGGAGTTCGGCCGCGAGGTCATCCCGCTGGTCCGCGCGGAGGTGGCACGGCGGGACGCTGCGGAGCGGGCGTCGGTGCCGGCCTGA